The window TAGCTACCGATATTGCGGCTGCTTTGGGTTTTGCTCACCGCAATGGGCTGATTCATCGTGATGTGAAACCCGGCAACGTGCTGGTGGCCCCCAATGGGCAGGTCAAGGTGACTGACTTTGGTATCGCTACTGCCATGGTGTCTGGGCAAAGCGACTTGACCCAGGCGGGCACGGTCATGGGTACCGCAACGTATTTTTCTCCTGAACAAGCCCAAGGCCATCAAGTAGACCCCCGGAGCGACCTGTATGCCTTAGGCGTGGTGCTTTACGAAATGTTGTTAGGGCGCCCTCCGTTCACTGGCGATACCCCGGTAGCGGTGGCCTACCAACATGTGCAAGATGCCCCGCAGTCTTTGCGTAAATCTGGCGCTTCGGTGGCCGCTTCGCTAGAAGCCATCACCATGAAGTTGCTGGCTAAAAACCCGGTGAACCGGTACCCCACGGCCGAAGACCTGCGGAGCGACTTGCGTCGTTACAGCGAGGGAGCCCACGATTTGCGTCCGGCAGCACCAGTTGGGGTGGGTGGCCAGTCTTCTGGTACCGGGCAACAAAAGGAAGCCGATTTTGGTAAAGGTCACCGCACCCGTCGTGACGATGGTTGGTTGCGCACGTTGTTGTTTGCCGTGAGTTTCGCGGCGCTGCTTGGCTTGTTGGGTTACTTGATGGTGGCTTTTGTTGACACGCTTGGGGTTGGTAGCGATGGTGGCGACGACCCGGTAGCCGGCTTAATTGAGGTGCCGACGCTGCTTGGAACCTCACTAGAAGAAGCCCGCACGATGCTCAGCGATGCCGGGTTAAGTGTGCAAATGGAACTCGAATCGAACAGTGATTTCCCGGCCAACACGGTGTTTGATCAAGACCCAGAAGCAGGTACCAAACTCGAAGCCGATGACATAGTGCAACTTTGGGTAAGTCAAGGCACTGGTCCGATGGTGTTACTAAACGTGGTCGGCGATGCGGCGGTTGATGCCCAACGAGATTTGGAATCAATGGGGCTGCTGGTTGAACTCGTAGACACCGAAGATCCGGTGGTGTTAGCGGGAGAAATAATTGAACAAAACCCCCAAGCCGGTGCTGAAGTGGCGGCTGGTGAAACGATCACCCTGTATGTCTCTTCGGGTCCGGCGGTAGAAACGGTACCCAACTTAGAAAACCGCCCGGCTATTGACGCCATGAACATCGTGACCCAGTTGGGTTGGCGAGCAACCACCGTGCAAGAAAACAGCGAAACGGTAGAAGCGGGCTTGGTGTTGCGCACCACCCCATCAGCCGGTGCGGAGTTGGCACCCGGGGGCACAGTAGAAATCGTGGTATCTGATGGCCCGTCCCCAGTTTCTGTACCTTCGGTGGTGGCTTTAGAAGTAGGGGCCGCCAACGACTTGTTAATCGGTTTGCGTTTCTCGGTGTCTATCAACTTTGTTGATGTGGAATACGGCAGCGTGAACGATGGCCGGGTTATGAGCCAGTCTCCGGCTGCTGGTGTAGAGGTTCCGCCGGAATCGTTTGTGGTGATTAGCGTGGGCCGCCAAGGCGAGCCGCCAGAAGAAACCACACCGCCAGAAGAGCCGGCCCCGTAAAGAGTTAGTTGACCTGCGCTAAAAAGTTGGCCAATAGTTGATGGCCAGATTCAGTGAGGATTGATTCGGGGTGAAATTGCACCCCTTCGATGGCGTGTTCTTTATGCCGTAAACCCATGATGAGGCCGTCGCTGCTGGTGGCGGTGATTTCTAATTCGTCGGGCAAGGTGTCTCGATCCACAATGAGCGAGTGGTAGCGGGTGGCTTCTAATGGGGAAGGTAGCCCAGCGAATACCCCTTTTTCTTGGTGCTCAATAAACGAAGTTTTACCGTGCATGATTTCTGGGGCGCGCACTACTTGTCCACCCCATGCGGCACCGATGGCTTGATGGCCTAGGCAAACCCCGAGCAGTGGTACTCGTCCGGCGGCCCATTGGATGACCGAAGTAGAGATGCCGGCGTCTTCGGGGCGACCTGGCCCGGGGCTAATAAGTACTGCATCGATGTTGAGCGCTTCTACCTGGTCGAGGGTGAGGGCATCGTGGCGGTGAACAAGCGGTTCGGCCCCTAACT of the Acidimicrobiia bacterium genome contains:
- a CDS encoding aminodeoxychorismate/anthranilate synthase component II; translation: MATKVLVIDNYDSFVYNLVQYLGELGAEPLVHRHDALTLDQVEALNIDAVLISPGPGRPEDAGISTSVIQWAAGRVPLLGVCLGHQAIGAAWGGQVVRAPEIMHGKTSFIEHQEKGVFAGLPSPLEATRYHSLIVDRDTLPDELEITATSSDGLIMGLRHKEHAIEGVQFHPESILTESGHQLLANFLAQVN
- the pknB gene encoding Stk1 family PASTA domain-containing Ser/Thr kinase, whose product is MSEQAPTVYNDRYELHRQIARGGMAEVYLARDLLLDRPVAVKVLFDEFSGDANFVERFRREAQAAANLNHPNIVSVYDWGEQAGTYFIVMEYVEGRSLAEILQSEGPLHPDRAAEVATDIAAALGFAHRNGLIHRDVKPGNVLVAPNGQVKVTDFGIATAMVSGQSDLTQAGTVMGTATYFSPEQAQGHQVDPRSDLYALGVVLYEMLLGRPPFTGDTPVAVAYQHVQDAPQSLRKSGASVAASLEAITMKLLAKNPVNRYPTAEDLRSDLRRYSEGAHDLRPAAPVGVGGQSSGTGQQKEADFGKGHRTRRDDGWLRTLLFAVSFAALLGLLGYLMVAFVDTLGVGSDGGDDPVAGLIEVPTLLGTSLEEARTMLSDAGLSVQMELESNSDFPANTVFDQDPEAGTKLEADDIVQLWVSQGTGPMVLLNVVGDAAVDAQRDLESMGLLVELVDTEDPVVLAGEIIEQNPQAGAEVAAGETITLYVSSGPAVETVPNLENRPAIDAMNIVTQLGWRATTVQENSETVEAGLVLRTTPSAGAELAPGGTVEIVVSDGPSPVSVPSVVALEVGAANDLLIGLRFSVSINFVDVEYGSVNDGRVMSQSPAAGVEVPPESFVVISVGRQGEPPEETTPPEEPAP